ATCGGCACGCGCAGGAAGGCCAGCGCCATCATGGCCACCAGCCCGATCAGGCCCTCGATCATCGCGTGGCGGGCGTCCGGGACGCGCCCGCCTTGTAGAGGTGGATGAGCCCGGTCACCCCGATCGCGATCGCCATGAAGTACACGAACGGGCCGTAGGGGATGCGCAGGACGTCGGTGGCGTCCCGGTAGGCCCAGATCCGATCCGCCTTCAGCCACACCAGCCAGGCGAGCAGGAACATCACCGCCGCGCACAGGACGTGGACGCCCCGCTCGAGCGCCGCGGTGCCCCGCGGGCCGAGCAGCCGATCGATGAAGTCCATCAGCGCGTGCTCGTCGGCGTAGGTCACGAGCGGCAGGCCCGCGAAGATCAGCACCAGCAGCAACAGCTCGGTCACCTCGAAGGCGCCCGCCATCGGCCGGTTGAACAGGTAGCGGAGGACCACGTCGAGGAAGGTGAGCAGCATCATGACGAGCAGGATGGCGGAGGCGGCGACGCCGAGGACCCCCTCGACGCGCCGCCCCCAGTCGGAGCGAGCCGGGGTCACTGACCCGCGGCGACCTTCTTCAGCTCGGCGCGGAACTCGGCGAGGATCTTGCCGGCGTCGATGCCCTTGGCCGAGGCCTTCTTGATCCAGTCCTCGACGAGGGGCGCGGAGCGCTTCTGGACCTCGGCCACGAAGGCGGGATCGGCGTTGACGATCTTCACGCCCGACTTCTTGAGCGCGTCGAGGCCCTTGGCGTCGGCGTCGTCCCACGACCGGCCGGCCAGCCGCGCGATATGCTCGCCGCTGAGCTTCTCGATGATGGCCTGGTCCTCTTTCGGGATCTTGTTCCACTTGTCCTCGTTCATGAAGAATCCGAAGGCCGAGCTGTACATGCCGCCCGGGAAGAGCGTGGCCTGCTCCAGCACGGTCTCGAGCTTGAAGGACACGATCGACTCGAGCGGGAAGAACACCCCGTCGGCGACGCCGCCCTTGAGCAGCTCGTAGGACTCGGGGGCGGGCTTGACGAAGGCGGCGCAGCCGAGCGCCTTGGCCACCTGCTCGGCGACGCCGCCGCCGGTGCGGATCTTGAGGCCCTGCACGTCGTTGATGCCGGCCACCGTCCGCTTGGTGAACATCTGGCCGGGCCCGTGAGTGAAGACGCCGAGCAGCTTGACGCCCTTGTACTCGCCGACCGGCTGGAAGTACTTCCAGTGGATGCGCGAGTAGGCCACCGAGTTCACCAGCGCGGTGTCGCCGGCGCCGGGCAATTCGGCCATCAGCGGCAGGATGTGCCGCGCGGGCGTGTAGCTCGCGGTCACGTACGAGAGGTCCACCAGCCCGTCGCGCACGGCATCGAATGTGCCGGGCGGGGCCGACGGATGCTTCGGCAGCATGGTGAACTTGACGCGGCCGTTGGTGGCCTTCTCGACTTCGCTGGCCCATCCCTGCAGCACCACGCTGGTCAGGTGGTGCTGGGGGGACACCCACGACGACATCGTGAGCGTCGTCTGGGCGACGGCGGGCGGGGCCAGGCAGAGCGCGAGCGCCAGCGCGATCAGCGCGGCGCGCCTCGAGAATTTGCCCATCGTGTCTTCCTCCTGGGAGCGGGATGCGGTCCGGCGGGCCGTAGTGTATCGCAGGTTCCGCGCGCCGCGTGAGCGGTTACGCTTGCGCAGGGGGAGCCGGCGCGGTAGAACGGAGGGCGCCATGGCCAGGATCGAGCACATCGCGCGGTCCACGCATCCGGAAACACCCGCGCAGTCCGGCGTCCGTCCGCAGTAGCGCCCCGCCGAATGGGCAAGCGCGTCCTAGGCAAGGCCGCCATCGTCGTCGGCGGTGGGCAGACGCCGGGCCAGACGGTGGGCAACGGACGCGCGACCGCGATCGTGCTGGGCCGGGAGGGCGCGCGGGTCTGCATCGTAGACCGCCACCTGGTTTCGGCTCAGGAAACGGCCGACATGATCCGGCGGGAAGGTGGCGAGGCCTGGGCCCACGCGGCGGACGTGACGCGCGAGGCGGACGTGGCGACGCTCGTGGCCGCGACGCTCGAGCGCTTCGGGCGCGTCGACATCCTGCACAACAACGTGGGGGCGAGCCTGGCCCTGGGCGACGCGGTGGCCACCGATCTCACCGAGGAGGCGTTCGACCGGAGCCTCGCCGTCAACTTGAAGGCGACCTGGCTCACCTGCAAGCACGCCCTGCCCGCCCTGCGCGAGGCGCACGGCTCGATCGTGAACATCGCGTCGATGGCGGCGCTCAACGCCTATCCGCTGGTGGGCTACAAGACCACCAAGGCCGCCGTCGTCGCGCTCACCGAGAACCTGGCCGCGCACAACGCCCGGTACGGCGTCCGCGCCAACTCGATCCTGCCCGGGCTCATGAACACCCCGATGGCCATCGAGTCCCGCGTGGCCGCGGGCACCCCGCGCGAGGAGGTCATCGCCGCGCGCGACCGGCGGGTGCCGCTGGGGCGGCGCATGGGCACCGGCTGGGACGTGGCCCACGCCGCCCTCTTCCTGCACTCCGACGAGGCCTCCTTCATCACCGGCGTCTCGCTCATCGTGGACGGCGGCGAGTCGGTCTGCTGGGGCTCCTGACGTGGCTCCCGACGCGCGCGTGCCCGAGAACGCCTACCGCGCCCGCGCCGAGCGCGGCGAGGTGCAGATCGGGACGTGGATCACCATGATCCGCACGCCGTCGATCCTCACGCTGCTGCAGGCGGCCGGCCTCGACTACGCGCGCCTGGACATGGAGCACTCCGCGTTCTCCATCGAGACGGTGGCGGACATGGCGGCGCTGGCGCGCGCGATGAACTTCCCATTGGTCGTCCGGCCGCCCGCGGGCAATCGCGAGTGGATCACGCGCCTGCTCGACGCGGGCGTGTGGAACCTGCACATCCCGCAGGTCGAATCCGGCGAGCACGCGGCGTCGGTGGTGGCCGCCACTCGCTACATGCCGCTCGGCTCGCGCGGCATGTACGGCTCGGGCCCGCACACCGGCTACCGCGTCCGCCCCCCCGCCGAGCACATGGCCAGCGCGAACGCCCGCGTGCACGTGACCGCGATGCTCGAGACGCGCGGGGCCTTCGAGCGCCTCGACGAGATCGCGGCGGTGCCCGGCATCGACGCGCTCACCATCGGCCCCACCGACCTGGCCCAGGACCTGGGCGTGCTGGGCACCCCGGCCCAGAAGGACGTCCTGCGCGAGCACCGGGTGCGCCTGGGCGAGGCGGCGCGCAAGCACGGCAAGACGGTGGCGATGGCGGTCGACACCATGGAGGCGGTCCGCGAGGTCATCGCGCTGGGGGCCACCATCGTCAACTACTCCTCGGACGTGGGCATCCTTCGCTCGGGCTACGCGGCGGCGGTTGCCGAGATCCGCAGGCCAAAGGAGACGTCATGAAGATCAAGGCGGTGAACGGCTTCGCGCGCATTCTCAAGTCCGAGGGCACGCCGTGGGTGAGCTGCTACCCGACCAGCCCGGTGAACAACGCCCTCGGCGAGGAAGGCATGCCGATCCTCATGATGGGCGAGGAGCGCTTCGCGGTCGCGGTGGCCGACGGCTTCTCCCGCGTGACCAGCGGCAGGCAGATCGGCGTCTGCACCGTGATGGCCGGCCTCAACGCGGCGGGCATCCAGATGGCCTTCGGCGCCGTCGCGCAGGCCTGGGAGGATTCCTCTCCGCTGCTGGTGATCGCGGAAGGACTCGGGGTCGGGGCGAGCCGTCACACCCACTTCGACATGGCCGAGGCCTTCAAGCCGGTCACCAAGTGGGTCGGGCGGGTGGACCGCGCCGATCTCATCCCCGAGTACACCCGTCGCGCCTACACGCATCTGCGCTCCGGGCGGCCGGGCCCCGTGCTGCTGCTGATCCCGCGCGATCTCGGCGAGTACGACGCCGACGAGCATCCCTACGCGCCGGTGAAGGGCTGGCGCACCGGGCCCGATCCCGACGACGTGAAGGCGGCGATCCGGGCGCTGCTCGCCGCCAAGGATCCCCTGCTCCACGTGGGCGAAGGCGTCTGCTACGCCGACGCGGCGGCCGAGTTGCTGCAGTTCGCGGAGGCGGCCCAGATCCCCGTGCTCACCACGCTGAAGGCCAAGGGTGTGTTCCCCGAGAACCACCCGCTGTCGGTCGGCGTGCGCGGCTCCATGGCGGATCACTTCCTGCGCAAGTGCGACCTGCTCTTCTCGATCGGGTCGAGCCTCTTCCCCGGCCGCTTCAGCCACACCGTGCCCGACGCCCACAAGAAGACGATCGTGCAGTGCACGGTCGACACGCTCGACATCAACCGCAGCTACGAGACGCGCCACGCGGTGATCGGCGACGCCAGGCTCACCCTGCAGGCCCTGGTGACCGAGCTGCAGAGCAAGGGCGCGAGGAAGAACCCGGAGGTGCTGGAAGAGATCAAGGGGCAACGCCAGGCCTTCAAGGACAAGTTCCGCCCGTGGCTCGAGTCGAACGAGACGCCGATCAACCCGTACCGGGTGTTCGGTGACCTGGCCAAGGTGCTCGACCCGAAGAGCTCGTTCCTCACCGCCGACTCGGGCAACACCCGCGACCAGACCAGCACGGTGTACGAGGCGCAGATCCCGCGCGGCTATCTCGGCTGGGGCAACGTGTCCACCCTCGGCTTCAGCCTGGCCGGCGCGGTCGCGGCCAAGCTCGCGTTCCCGAACCGCCAGTGCGTGCACGTCACCGGCGACGCGGGCGTCTGCTACATGATGGGCAACTTCGAGGCGGTGGCCCGCTACAAGATCGGCATCACCACCATCCACATCAACAACGGCGGCTACTCGGGCTACGGCCCCGGCTTCTGGGGCGAGGGACACGATCCCTACACCTGGAAGGTCTCCGACCATGGCAGCGCGTGCATGGCCAACATGGCGCGCGCGGTCGGGTTCCACGCCGAGGACGTGAGCCAGCCCGCCGAGATCATCCCGGCGCTCAAGCGCGCCTTCGACGAGAACGCCAAGGGCCGGCCGGCCTTCGTGGAGTTCATCTGCTCGCACCATCCCGTTCACGGCGGCTGGGTCCGATAGGCCGGTGAAAAAGGAGTGAGGCATGGCTGAGGTGGACGTGTTTTCCAGCGCGACCGAGCTGCTTGCCGCCCTCCGCACCGGCGGCACCACCGCGGCCGAGCTGACCGAGCTCTTCATCCGGCGCATCGAGCGGTACGACGGCCGGCTCAACGCGGTGGTGGTGCGCGATTTCGACCGGGCGCGTCAGCAGGCGCGCGCCGCCGACCAGGCGCGGGCCCGCGGTGAGACGAGACCCCTGCTGGGGCTGCCGATGACGCTGAAGGAGTCGATCAACGTCGAGGGCCTCGGCACCACCTGCGGGGTGCCGGAGTGGAAGGGCTTCGTCTCGCAGCACGACGCGCCCGCGGCGGCGCGCACCCGCGCCGCCGGCGCGGTGCTGCTCGGCAAGACCAACGTGCCGCCGATGCTGGCGGACTGGCAGTCGGCGAATCCCGTCTTCGGGCGCACGAACAATCCGTGGGATCTCGGGCGGACGCCGGGCGGCAGCAGCGGGGGCAGCGCGGCCGCCATCGCCGCCGGTCTCAGCGCGCTCGAGGTGG
This portion of the Candidatus Methylomirabilota bacterium genome encodes:
- a CDS encoding TRAP transporter small permease, which produces MTPARSDWGRRVEGVLGVAASAILLVMMLLTFLDVVLRYLFNRPMAGAFEVTELLLLVLIFAGLPLVTYADEHALMDFIDRLLGPRGTAALERGVHVLCAAVMFLLAWLVWLKADRIWAYRDATDVLRIPYGPFVYFMAIAIGVTGLIHLYKAGASRTPATR
- a CDS encoding TRAP transporter substrate-binding protein → MGKFSRRAALIALALALCLAPPAVAQTTLTMSSWVSPQHHLTSVVLQGWASEVEKATNGRVKFTMLPKHPSAPPGTFDAVRDGLVDLSYVTASYTPARHILPLMAELPGAGDTALVNSVAYSRIHWKYFQPVGEYKGVKLLGVFTHGPGQMFTKRTVAGINDVQGLKIRTGGGVAEQVAKALGCAAFVKPAPESYELLKGGVADGVFFPLESIVSFKLETVLEQATLFPGGMYSSAFGFFMNEDKWNKIPKEDQAIIEKLSGEHIARLAGRSWDDADAKGLDALKKSGVKIVNADPAFVAEVQKRSAPLVEDWIKKASAKGIDAGKILAEFRAELKKVAAGQ
- a CDS encoding SDR family NAD(P)-dependent oxidoreductase, with product MGKRVLGKAAIVVGGGQTPGQTVGNGRATAIVLGREGARVCIVDRHLVSAQETADMIRREGGEAWAHAADVTREADVATLVAATLERFGRVDILHNNVGASLALGDAVATDLTEEAFDRSLAVNLKATWLTCKHALPALREAHGSIVNIASMAALNAYPLVGYKTTKAAVVALTENLAAHNARYGVRANSILPGLMNTPMAIESRVAAGTPREEVIAARDRRVPLGRRMGTGWDVAHAALFLHSDEASFITGVSLIVDGGESVCWGS
- a CDS encoding aldolase/citrate lyase family protein; its protein translation is MAPDARVPENAYRARAERGEVQIGTWITMIRTPSILTLLQAAGLDYARLDMEHSAFSIETVADMAALARAMNFPLVVRPPAGNREWITRLLDAGVWNLHIPQVESGEHAASVVAATRYMPLGSRGMYGSGPHTGYRVRPPAEHMASANARVHVTAMLETRGAFERLDEIAAVPGIDALTIGPTDLAQDLGVLGTPAQKDVLREHRVRLGEAARKHGKTVAMAVDTMEAVREVIALGATIVNYSSDVGILRSGYAAAVAEIRRPKETS
- a CDS encoding thiamine pyrophosphate-dependent enzyme; translated protein: MKIKAVNGFARILKSEGTPWVSCYPTSPVNNALGEEGMPILMMGEERFAVAVADGFSRVTSGRQIGVCTVMAGLNAAGIQMAFGAVAQAWEDSSPLLVIAEGLGVGASRHTHFDMAEAFKPVTKWVGRVDRADLIPEYTRRAYTHLRSGRPGPVLLLIPRDLGEYDADEHPYAPVKGWRTGPDPDDVKAAIRALLAAKDPLLHVGEGVCYADAAAELLQFAEAAQIPVLTTLKAKGVFPENHPLSVGVRGSMADHFLRKCDLLFSIGSSLFPGRFSHTVPDAHKKTIVQCTVDTLDINRSYETRHAVIGDARLTLQALVTELQSKGARKNPEVLEEIKGQRQAFKDKFRPWLESNETPINPYRVFGDLAKVLDPKSSFLTADSGNTRDQTSTVYEAQIPRGYLGWGNVSTLGFSLAGAVAAKLAFPNRQCVHVTGDAGVCYMMGNFEAVARYKIGITTIHINNGGYSGYGPGFWGEGHDPYTWKVSDHGSACMANMARAVGFHAEDVSQPAEIIPALKRAFDENAKGRPAFVEFICSHHPVHGGWVR